A section of the Pedobacter sp. HDW13 genome encodes:
- a CDS encoding PspC family transcriptional regulator, with the protein MFQRIITYFEQQSFGVSTYLANKLHMSTAKVRLFFIYSSFLAVGFPILFYFLAAVVLDIRTYMKRMRLRVWE; encoded by the coding sequence ATGTTTCAAAGAATTATAACCTATTTTGAGCAGCAGAGTTTTGGTGTTTCTACTTATCTGGCTAACAAGCTACACATGAGCACAGCAAAAGTCCGCCTGTTTTTTATTTACTCGTCTTTTTTGGCTGTAGGTTTTCCCATACTATTTTATTTTCTGGCAGCCGTGGTTTTGGACATCAGAACCTATATGAAGCGCATGAGGCTAAGGGTTTGGGAGTAG
- a CDS encoding ankyrin repeat domain-containing protein gives MGITQLEEQIEAGNLNAVKEILVQNPRLAVTDTSHHISPLLLACYYKKQEIADLIAEFVDQLTLFEACAVGKFDAATLLIFQKPESVNEFSDDGFTPLGLACYFGHEDLARFLVLKGADVNLASKNGFNVFPIHSAVAANNFNITKMLLETGAYPNVCQKAGLAPLHTAAQLGNIELIILLLEHGAEVSLRMEGGKLPADLAAEKGFNEIAEILRDDD, from the coding sequence ATGGGTATAACGCAGCTAGAAGAACAAATTGAAGCCGGCAACTTAAATGCTGTAAAGGAAATTTTGGTACAAAACCCCAGATTGGCCGTTACCGATACATCGCACCACATTTCGCCATTATTATTGGCCTGCTATTATAAAAAGCAGGAGATTGCCGATTTAATTGCAGAATTTGTTGATCAGCTTACCCTGTTCGAAGCCTGCGCAGTTGGTAAATTTGATGCCGCTACCCTATTGATTTTTCAAAAACCCGAGAGTGTTAACGAGTTCTCGGATGATGGCTTTACACCGCTGGGCCTGGCCTGCTATTTCGGGCATGAAGATTTAGCCCGCTTTTTGGTATTAAAAGGTGCTGATGTAAATTTAGCTTCGAAAAACGGATTCAATGTTTTCCCCATCCACTCGGCGGTTGCGGCAAACAATTTTAACATTACCAAAATGCTTTTAGAAACCGGGGCTTACCCTAACGTTTGCCAAAAAGCTGGCCTGGCACCTTTACACACTGCTGCGCAACTGGGCAATATTGAGCTTATTATTTTATTGCTGGAGCATGGCGCCGAAGTTTCGTTGCGCATGGAAGGCGGAAAATTACCTGCCGATTTAGCTGCAGAGAAAGGCTTTAACGAAATTGCTGAAATTTTGAGAGACGACGATTAA
- a CDS encoding DNA translocase FtsK, with the protein MSARGNQFKTNTFRDKGAENASGRGTSNRQPKEKREFLPRFDLSDGRAVKILGLFFVILSLYFLIAFTSYLFTWQDDQSYVIDANGGWGNLFKTAEELKNAGVTTPVVQNWLGKFGALLSHQFIYEWFGIASFLFVLAFFIIGYRLLFKVKILSISKTLGYSFFFLLFISLTLGFAHSFWSESPHYLEGEFGYWCNKLLAAQIGAAGVAGLIAFAGLTILIIAYNIDFKFPERKEKEVYLDSEVPDFVNEVRSQHAGRENVYEEPSEPIEFPVREKPLGNERKPQNVTLQPSRFEEKEPEEEVTPPVILSPLATNLPLASAAAAAAMPLVVEPTVEEEKEPAFTIEKTEEEIKSDDLVEQFGNYDEKLDLSGYKYPTVDLLENYGTNKISVNAEELEANKNKIVETLNHYNIEIDKIKATIGPTVTLYEIIPAPGVRISKIKNLEDDIALSLAALGIRIIAPMPGKGTIGIEVPNQHPEMVPMRSILNTEKWVQNTMDLPIALGKTISNEVFIADLAKMPHLLVAGATGQGKSVGINSILVSLLFKKHPAQLKFVLVDPKKVELTLFNRIERHFLAKLPGEADAIITDTKKVVNTLNSLCIEMDQRYDLLKDAQVRNLKEYNDKFIKRKLNPNNGHRFLPFIVLVVDEFADLMMTAGKEVEAPIARLAQLARAIGIHLVLATQRPSVNIITGTIKANFPARLAFRVLSKIDSRTILDSGGADQLIGRGDMLLSTGSDLIRLQCAFVDTPEVDRISEYIGNQRGYSDAYQLPEYIDEAGEGGKADFDPNERDKFFEDAARLIVMHQQGSTSLIQRKLKLGYNRAGRIIDQLEAAGIVGPFEGSKAREVLYPDEYSLEQFLNSMDNKD; encoded by the coding sequence ATGTCGGCAAGGGGTAATCAGTTTAAAACGAACACATTCAGAGATAAAGGTGCTGAAAATGCATCGGGCAGAGGGACATCAAACCGCCAGCCAAAAGAAAAAAGGGAGTTTCTGCCCCGTTTCGACCTGTCGGATGGACGTGCAGTAAAGATTTTGGGACTGTTCTTTGTAATCCTTTCCCTTTATTTTTTAATTGCCTTTACTTCTTATTTATTTACCTGGCAGGACGACCAGAGTTATGTAATAGATGCAAATGGCGGTTGGGGAAATTTATTTAAAACAGCCGAAGAACTAAAAAATGCAGGGGTAACCACTCCGGTAGTGCAAAACTGGCTGGGTAAATTTGGTGCTTTACTATCGCACCAGTTTATTTACGAGTGGTTCGGTATTGCCTCATTCTTATTTGTACTAGCCTTTTTTATTATTGGCTACCGCTTATTGTTTAAAGTTAAAATCCTTTCTATCTCAAAAACATTAGGCTACAGCTTTTTCTTTTTGTTATTTATTTCACTAACCTTAGGTTTTGCACACAGTTTCTGGTCAGAATCGCCTCATTACCTCGAGGGTGAATTTGGTTACTGGTGCAATAAATTATTGGCCGCGCAAATTGGTGCTGCCGGTGTTGCAGGTTTAATTGCCTTTGCCGGTTTAACCATTTTAATTATTGCCTATAACATCGATTTTAAATTCCCTGAGCGTAAAGAAAAGGAAGTATACCTCGATTCGGAAGTACCTGATTTTGTAAACGAAGTGAGGTCGCAGCATGCAGGCAGAGAAAATGTTTACGAAGAGCCTTCAGAACCCATTGAATTTCCGGTGCGCGAAAAGCCACTTGGCAATGAGCGTAAACCACAAAATGTAACCTTACAGCCTAGCCGTTTCGAAGAAAAAGAACCCGAAGAAGAAGTAACCCCTCCGGTAATTTTATCGCCTTTGGCTACCAACTTGCCATTAGCCAGTGCAGCAGCAGCAGCGGCCATGCCTTTGGTTGTTGAGCCTACTGTAGAAGAAGAAAAAGAACCTGCTTTTACCATCGAGAAAACAGAAGAAGAAATTAAATCGGATGATTTGGTAGAACAGTTTGGTAATTATGACGAGAAGCTCGATTTATCGGGCTACAAATACCCAACGGTTGATTTATTGGAAAACTACGGTACCAACAAAATTTCGGTAAATGCCGAAGAACTGGAAGCCAATAAAAATAAAATTGTAGAAACCCTTAACCATTACAATATCGAAATTGATAAAATTAAGGCTACAATTGGTCCAACCGTTACACTTTACGAAATTATCCCGGCGCCGGGTGTGCGGATTTCGAAAATCAAGAACCTGGAAGATGATATTGCCCTATCGCTGGCTGCTTTAGGTATCCGTATTATTGCACCAATGCCGGGTAAAGGTACAATTGGTATCGAAGTGCCAAACCAGCACCCTGAAATGGTGCCGATGCGCAGCATTTTAAATACGGAGAAATGGGTACAAAACACCATGGATTTACCAATTGCCTTAGGTAAAACCATCAGTAACGAAGTATTTATTGCCGATTTGGCTAAAATGCCACACTTACTGGTAGCAGGGGCAACAGGGCAGGGTAAATCAGTTGGTATTAACTCTATCCTGGTTTCGCTTTTATTTAAGAAACACCCGGCACAGTTAAAATTTGTACTTGTCGATCCGAAAAAGGTAGAGTTAACCCTTTTTAACCGTATTGAAAGGCACTTTTTAGCTAAACTACCGGGCGAGGCCGATGCCATTATTACCGATACAAAGAAAGTAGTAAATACTTTAAACTCGCTTTGTATTGAGATGGATCAGCGTTACGATTTGTTGAAAGATGCACAGGTAAGAAATTTAAAAGAGTATAACGATAAGTTTATCAAGCGCAAGCTGAATCCAAATAATGGTCACCGTTTCTTACCATTTATTGTTTTGGTAGTAGATGAGTTTGCCGATTTAATGATGACGGCCGGTAAAGAGGTAGAAGCGCCAATTGCACGTTTGGCTCAGCTGGCCCGTGCCATTGGTATTCACCTGGTATTGGCAACGCAGCGTCCATCAGTAAATATTATTACTGGTACCATTAAAGCCAACTTCCCGGCAAGGTTAGCCTTTAGGGTTTTATCAAAAATCGATTCGCGTACCATTCTCGATAGCGGTGGTGCCGATCAGCTGATTGGTCGTGGAGATATGCTTTTATCAACGGGTAGCGACTTAATCAGGCTACAGTGTGCTTTCGTTGATACACCAGAGGTTGATCGTATTTCGGAGTATATCGGTAACCAGCGTGGTTATTCAGATGCTTATCAGTTGCCAGAATATATAGATGAAGCAGGTGAGGGTGGCAAGGCCGATTTTGACCCGAATGAGCGCGATAAGTTTTTTGAAGATGCTGCGAGGCTGATTGTAATGCACCAGCAGGGTTCAACTTCATTAATTCAGCGTAAACTGAAATTAGGCTACAACCGTGCCGGCCGCATTATCGACCAGCTGGAGGCTGCCGGAATTGTTGGGCCGTTTGAAGGAAGTAAGGCCCGCGAAGTTTTATATCCCGACGAATATTCTTTGGAACAATTCTTGAATAGTATGGATAACAAAGATTAG
- a CDS encoding outer membrane lipoprotein carrier protein LolA encodes MKKLISALMVVVAFTTSTYAQTDAKAKEILAEVSKKYKSYNVVKTDFTFTLDNPKAKVKETQQGTLYVKANSNKYKVAMTNQELFSDGKSQWTYLKKDKEVQVSNVDNSGDAINPAKIFTVYEKGFKYVYTGEEKAGAKIYQMIDLTPVDAKKSIFKVRLSIDKTAKQIANVVLFDKNGNKYTYNVRTFSPNVNVPETTFAFDAKKYPGVEVVDLR; translated from the coding sequence ATGAAGAAATTAATTTCAGCATTAATGGTTGTAGTTGCTTTTACAACATCAACTTATGCTCAAACTGATGCGAAAGCTAAAGAGATTTTAGCTGAGGTAAGCAAGAAATACAAATCGTACAATGTAGTTAAAACAGATTTTACTTTCACTTTGGATAATCCAAAAGCTAAAGTAAAAGAAACCCAGCAAGGTACCTTATATGTTAAAGCCAACTCTAACAAGTATAAAGTGGCTATGACCAACCAGGAGTTGTTTAGCGATGGCAAAAGCCAATGGACTTACCTTAAAAAAGATAAAGAAGTACAGGTAAGCAACGTAGATAACAGTGGCGATGCCATTAACCCTGCCAAAATTTTTACGGTTTACGAAAAAGGATTTAAATACGTGTACACTGGCGAAGAAAAAGCAGGGGCTAAAATTTACCAAATGATTGATTTAACGCCGGTTGATGCTAAAAAATCGATCTTTAAAGTGCGTTTAAGCATCGATAAAACCGCTAAGCAAATTGCTAATGTAGTATTGTTCGATAAAAACGGAAACAAATACACTTACAACGTGAGAACTTTTTCGCCAAATGTAAATGTACCAGAAACTACCTTCGCTTTCGATGCCAAAAAATATCCTGGTGTTGAAGTGGTAGACTTAAGATAA
- a CDS encoding alkaline phosphatase family protein encodes MNFFKHTFLAVLLIAAMGRATAQQAQRVVIIGFDGFSAEGYKAIKHPNIDKLFADGVVSVTTRPVMPSVTLPNWTSHLTGSGPEEHGVTNNSWMVAKHELQPIDKDAEGYYPSIFKVLKEQVPNVKTAYYWNWLELVNSMNKKYLDESAFEEKDAYTQNYEKAVNFMDANRKNPTLVFLYSVHTDHAGHGFGWMGPEYIAAVEKADVAVGELIKALQAKDLFKNTHFLLITDHGGINKGHGGTSMREMQVPWAAVGPKIKQLGLTDFYNSNKNTALVVARLFNVKEDKLPKSWTGVAPKVIFK; translated from the coding sequence ATGAATTTCTTTAAACACACATTTTTAGCCGTTTTATTAATTGCTGCAATGGGCAGGGCTACTGCACAGCAAGCGCAGCGGGTAGTTATTATTGGTTTTGATGGCTTTAGCGCCGAAGGTTATAAAGCTATTAAGCATCCCAATATCGATAAGCTTTTTGCCGATGGGGTTGTTTCGGTAACTACAAGACCGGTAATGCCATCAGTAACATTACCCAACTGGACCAGCCATTTAACCGGATCGGGGCCAGAAGAGCATGGTGTAACCAATAACAGCTGGATGGTGGCCAAGCATGAACTCCAGCCGATAGATAAAGATGCGGAAGGTTATTATCCTTCAATATTTAAGGTATTGAAAGAGCAGGTGCCCAATGTTAAAACGGCCTATTACTGGAACTGGCTGGAGCTGGTAAATTCGATGAATAAAAAATACCTGGACGAATCGGCTTTTGAAGAAAAAGATGCCTACACCCAAAATTATGAGAAGGCCGTTAATTTTATGGATGCGAACAGAAAGAACCCAACGCTGGTTTTCCTGTACAGCGTACACACCGATCATGCTGGCCATGGTTTTGGCTGGATGGGCCCCGAATATATTGCTGCGGTTGAAAAGGCCGATGTTGCAGTAGGCGAATTAATTAAGGCCTTGCAGGCGAAAGATCTGTTTAAGAATACCCACTTTCTACTCATTACCGATCATGGAGGTATAAATAAAGGTCATGGAGGTACAAGCATGCGCGAAATGCAGGTGCCATGGGCTGCAGTTGGACCTAAAATAAAGCAATTAGGTTTAACCGATTTTTACAACAGCAATAAAAATACTGCACTCGTTGTGGCCAGACTGTTTAATGTTAAAGAGGATAAACTGCCAAAATCGTGGACAGGTGTTGCACCAAAAGTGATATTTAAATAA
- a CDS encoding MBL fold metallo-hydrolase has product MKITFLGTGTSQGVPVIACKCDVCRSTDKRDNRLRTSILIETADKTIVVDSGPDFRYQLLREKVENLDAVLFTHEHKDHIAGLDDIRPFNYLLHKIIDVYATERVQTALKREFYYIFAEKKYHGLPQINLHTVTNGEDFKIGETTITPFEVMHHLLPINGYRIGDFTYITDAKTVSDESFAKIKGTKILVINALQNEAHISHFTLGEARAFAEKVGAEITYLTHISHNLGKHADVEQNLADSIRLAYDGLKIEL; this is encoded by the coding sequence TTGAAGATCACATTTTTAGGCACAGGTACATCACAGGGCGTTCCCGTAATCGCTTGTAAATGCGACGTTTGTCGTTCAACAGATAAGCGGGATAACCGTTTAAGAACATCTATTTTAATTGAAACGGCCGATAAAACCATTGTGGTAGATAGTGGTCCTGATTTTCGTTACCAGCTTTTGCGCGAGAAAGTAGAAAACCTCGATGCCGTTTTATTTACGCACGAGCATAAAGACCACATTGCAGGTTTGGACGATATCAGGCCATTTAACTATTTATTACACAAGATAATTGATGTGTATGCTACCGAAAGGGTGCAAACAGCATTAAAAAGGGAGTTTTATTACATCTTTGCCGAAAAAAAATACCATGGCCTGCCGCAAATTAACCTGCATACGGTAACCAATGGCGAAGATTTTAAAATAGGGGAGACCACCATAACGCCTTTTGAGGTGATGCACCATTTGCTGCCCATTAATGGCTACCGCATTGGCGACTTTACTTACATTACCGATGCCAAAACGGTTTCGGATGAGAGCTTTGCAAAAATTAAAGGCACGAAAATATTGGTGATTAACGCTTTACAAAACGAGGCACATATTTCGCATTTTACGCTTGGTGAGGCGAGGGCATTTGCAGAGAAAGTTGGCGCAGAGATAACTTACCTTACCCACATTAGCCATAACCTGGGTAAACATGCCGATGTGGAGCAAAATCTGGCAGATTCGATCCGTTTGGCGTATGATGGGTTAAAAATAGAATTGTAA
- a CDS encoding helix-turn-helix domain-containing protein translates to MEDKNSQLIPIEKNLEAEANMAEHIACFRMAGSSQINNFRSPDAYVFIFFKDGEGWHSIDFVKYQECNLQIHISYPGQIHSWNSASCTNGYKLIVSRYFVEKYMYEIGFINSKINKYPVVDIIQDSYKRLIADLTSIEEDLSKPEVQWDLLILRTRLIITTIDHLMKEALRGKKNNMYNPILHRYGRLIDEYFACEKSVAFYANKLAITPNYLNMICRQFNGLNSKALIDQRMLLEAKRLLLGTSLSIKEIGYKLGFGDIAHFSSFMRLKTGFNPKRFRETAIEGDSSLG, encoded by the coding sequence ATGGAAGATAAAAATAGCCAACTAATACCGATTGAAAAGAATTTGGAAGCTGAAGCTAATATGGCAGAACATATAGCTTGTTTTAGAATGGCAGGATCAAGCCAAATCAACAATTTCAGATCTCCTGATGCTTATGTATTTATTTTTTTCAAAGATGGAGAAGGCTGGCATTCAATAGATTTTGTAAAATACCAAGAGTGTAACTTACAAATTCACATATCCTATCCTGGACAGATACATTCCTGGAATAGTGCGAGTTGTACAAATGGTTATAAATTAATTGTTAGCCGATACTTTGTAGAGAAGTACATGTATGAGATTGGGTTTATAAATTCAAAGATCAACAAATACCCCGTGGTTGACATTATCCAAGATTCTTACAAAAGATTAATAGCTGATCTGACCAGTATTGAAGAAGATCTGTCAAAACCCGAGGTGCAATGGGATTTACTCATTTTAAGAACTCGTTTGATAATAACAACTATTGATCATCTTATGAAAGAGGCTCTTCGCGGTAAAAAAAATAATATGTACAACCCTATTTTACATCGCTATGGCCGCTTAATTGACGAGTATTTTGCCTGTGAAAAGTCAGTAGCTTTTTACGCAAATAAACTTGCCATAACCCCAAATTATCTAAATATGATCTGTAGACAATTCAATGGCCTCAACTCTAAAGCACTTATCGACCAACGCATGCTTTTGGAAGCAAAACGTTTGTTACTTGGCACATCACTTTCGATAAAAGAAATAGGCTATAAATTAGGTTTTGGAGATATCGCGCATTTTTCTTCTTTTATGAGACTAAAGACTGGGTTTAATCCTAAACGATTTAGGGAGACAGCGATTGAGGGAGATTCGTCACTAGGATGA
- a CDS encoding AraC family transcriptional regulator, whose protein sequence is MDKLTQQYRSQNFTETRLATDLSSNLIYREISGASYECYCPAELDHFIIMLVENRDEINDVNGINHTMSPLQMQLYFPGQILCNQLKSTTIIYEISISQKIFERISDCFKHPLSVHKKYPTIELDLETFYKLVHELKCIGDEIKSGNGLWEVIYSRLRITSLIISGELLKILPESQNNNTQVPLLKKFIDLVGQHCMDTRKVSFYANSLFVSANYLNILCRKHYNRTASSVIADDFIQTIKNHLVSNKKSIKEIAIDLKFCDTASFSNFFKKHTGMSPKIFRNQK, encoded by the coding sequence ATGGATAAATTAACTCAACAATATCGATCGCAAAACTTTACTGAAACTCGGTTGGCTACGGATTTGAGTTCAAATCTTATCTACAGGGAAATAAGCGGAGCATCCTACGAATGCTACTGTCCAGCTGAACTGGATCATTTTATCATAATGCTTGTTGAGAACAGAGATGAAATTAACGATGTTAATGGTATAAATCATACAATGTCGCCATTACAGATGCAACTTTATTTTCCTGGTCAAATCCTTTGCAACCAATTGAAGTCTACGACTATAATATATGAAATTTCGATATCCCAGAAGATATTTGAGAGAATTTCAGATTGTTTTAAGCACCCACTCTCGGTACATAAAAAATATCCAACCATTGAGCTTGACCTTGAAACATTTTATAAACTTGTCCATGAATTGAAATGCATAGGCGATGAGATAAAGTCTGGAAACGGCTTATGGGAGGTCATTTATTCTCGTCTGCGTATTACTTCATTAATAATCAGTGGTGAATTACTAAAAATACTGCCCGAAAGTCAAAATAACAACACTCAGGTGCCACTTTTGAAAAAATTCATAGATTTAGTTGGCCAACATTGCATGGATACAAGAAAAGTCAGTTTTTATGCCAATAGCCTATTTGTAAGTGCTAACTACCTTAATATCCTATGTCGCAAGCACTATAACAGAACTGCCAGTTCTGTTATAGCTGATGATTTTATCCAGACTATCAAAAACCATCTAGTTTCAAACAAAAAGTCTATAAAAGAAATAGCTATTGACTTAAAATTTTGTGATACAGCATCTTTTTCAAATTTCTTCAAGAAACATACAGGTATGTCCCCAAAAATATTCCGAAATCAGAAATAA
- a CDS encoding AraC family transcriptional regulator, with protein MIQSVFEQNSGQPRMNEKPKVKMGDEEIAYEKLNERNSLHKTINCTYFIIVLFSSGSGTHSIDDVDYTIGDRQLHFLFPGQRHHWETERGTEAQKIVVGKKVFETFSSNGIFHLIRHNLHPVFKLDQTTFFAVDQEFKKIENELHLLDSDKIWKKILSVRMDIIAAMIAKEAEIYIKESVFKNANIIVKNFWLLANQHFTRQKNVSWYADQLHVGASYLNYLCKKHLNVGANQVIGQRILLDAKKQLRFSEQSIKEIAYSLGFKDVPSFSNFFREKSGFTPSAYRE; from the coding sequence ATGATACAGTCAGTTTTTGAACAGAATAGTGGGCAGCCAAGAATGAATGAAAAACCTAAAGTAAAGATGGGGGATGAAGAGATTGCTTATGAGAAGTTGAACGAAAGAAATAGCCTCCATAAGACTATTAACTGTACCTATTTTATAATAGTATTGTTCAGCAGTGGTAGCGGTACTCATTCTATTGATGATGTCGATTATACCATAGGAGACCGCCAATTACATTTTTTGTTCCCGGGACAGCGTCATCACTGGGAAACCGAGAGAGGCACCGAAGCACAAAAGATTGTAGTAGGTAAAAAGGTATTTGAGACTTTTTCAAGCAATGGGATATTTCACCTTATTAGGCACAACCTGCATCCAGTATTCAAGCTCGATCAGACTACGTTTTTTGCAGTTGATCAGGAATTTAAAAAAATCGAAAATGAGTTGCATTTGCTGGATTCGGACAAAATATGGAAAAAGATCCTATCCGTAAGGATGGATATTATTGCTGCAATGATTGCAAAAGAAGCTGAAATTTACATCAAGGAAAGTGTTTTTAAGAATGCGAACATTATCGTGAAGAATTTTTGGTTATTGGCAAACCAGCACTTCACTAGACAGAAAAACGTTTCTTGGTATGCAGATCAGCTACACGTCGGAGCCAGCTACCTTAATTATCTCTGTAAAAAACACCTGAATGTAGGAGCCAATCAGGTGATTGGACAACGAATACTGTTGGATGCTAAAAAACAACTCAGATTTTCTGAACAATCAATAAAGGAAATCGCTTATAGCCTTGGCTTTAAGGATGTACCCAGTTTCTCAAACTTTTTTAGGGAAAAAAGTGGATTTACTCCTTCGGCTTATCGGGAATAA
- a CDS encoding AraC family transcriptional regulator, with protein sequence MKAFFPYKNINLNRGSEFYESLLSKIPENRYWFYICILFNANVINIIEKVGFSKGGFTILNTLWSPLWLLLGPLCFLANNSLSNNKKNSMGLIHLLPGGVYVVFYIVVKLDQASHSAIAGELNEMYWISMFLVPASLIFYSICVIVDRTRDLTKLGYESELVIMISCFYLIIALLYFLVGYCWLVLDIELKINYRFLIYGLLSITVAFIAIYFLMVKKNRNLSRVYRFQVSQDGYSNSKLKSEQINEYKERIKKHFDGSKCFLRSNFSLEILSRELDIPQHNLSQVFNLYLGKNFYGYIAEYRIEYALTQLRSNNGKLKMESLAYQCGFNSRSSFIRYFKEITGYVPSEYCQKMKLNNFCS encoded by the coding sequence ATGAAAGCTTTTTTTCCATACAAAAATATAAACTTAAATAGAGGCAGCGAGTTTTATGAAAGTCTGCTATCCAAAATTCCGGAAAATCGGTATTGGTTTTATATCTGCATTTTGTTTAATGCCAATGTGATAAACATTATTGAAAAAGTAGGATTTTCTAAAGGCGGATTTACAATTTTGAATACTTTGTGGAGCCCGCTGTGGCTATTGTTGGGGCCGCTTTGCTTCTTAGCGAATAATTCATTGTCGAACAACAAAAAAAACTCCATGGGTTTAATACATTTATTGCCAGGGGGAGTTTATGTTGTTTTCTATATCGTAGTGAAACTTGATCAGGCATCTCATTCAGCCATAGCTGGAGAGCTGAATGAGATGTACTGGATTTCTATGTTTTTGGTGCCTGCTTCTCTTATTTTCTATTCAATTTGTGTCATTGTGGACAGAACCAGAGATCTGACCAAATTAGGGTATGAATCAGAACTGGTAATAATGATTTCCTGTTTTTATTTGATTATAGCCTTGCTCTATTTTCTTGTAGGTTATTGTTGGTTGGTATTGGACATCGAATTAAAGATTAACTACCGCTTTCTGATATATGGCTTACTGTCCATAACAGTTGCGTTCATAGCCATTTATTTCTTAATGGTAAAAAAGAATCGAAACCTCTCCAGAGTGTACCGTTTCCAGGTATCCCAAGATGGCTATTCAAATTCGAAATTGAAGTCTGAGCAAATTAATGAGTACAAAGAAAGAATAAAGAAGCATTTTGATGGCTCAAAGTGTTTTCTGCGATCGAATTTTTCGTTAGAAATCCTATCCCGCGAACTTGATATTCCCCAACATAACCTATCTCAGGTTTTTAACCTCTATCTGGGCAAAAATTTTTATGGGTATATCGCAGAATACCGTATTGAATATGCTTTGACACAGCTTAGATCAAATAATGGGAAGTTGAAAATGGAATCGCTGGCATATCAATGTGGCTTTAATTCCAGAAGTTCCTTTATCCGTTATTTTAAGGAGATAACGGGATATGTTCCATCAGAGTACTGCCAAAAAATGAAGCTTAATAATTTCTGTAGCTAA
- a CDS encoding helix-turn-helix domain-containing protein → MIFVSLLKLFLFVIMIFAGLAFIDWMRSKNEVPLNNLLGFSNLYIGLHAVLVFTVQFFFELPDPYEWLAPFSLMYGPFLYYVVLIIQNRRISGKQIIIHSALFLLFLLHYLLLIFLHAPGGTVNCFAKSLAIASLVSFTGYMVFSIHAIFKPVSGKHKAYRLIVVIGLVLLLFSTIIMFIGSFFADSIKRFEASNQILKFLICCCMFSGIWIIHRFQKMVRKDLLSNSLFKEIGQEDGYSFKSKPKYEKSLLSEKQLEIYLEKLRSLMEDEAVYLDKELSLDKLAMLMHVPRHHITQLLSLNLEMSFYQYVNRYRLKHAANLLMADSDILIDSISEQSGFNSRVSFNRHFKSVYGMPPSEFRSEK, encoded by the coding sequence ATGATCTTTGTTTCCCTGTTGAAGTTGTTCCTTTTCGTTATTATGATTTTTGCTGGGCTAGCTTTTATCGATTGGATGAGATCTAAAAATGAAGTACCATTAAATAATTTGCTGGGGTTTTCAAATCTTTATATTGGATTGCATGCGGTGTTAGTTTTTACTGTCCAGTTTTTTTTTGAATTGCCAGATCCTTATGAATGGCTGGCACCTTTTTCCCTGATGTATGGACCATTTTTATACTATGTTGTTCTTATTATTCAGAACAGGCGAATCTCAGGCAAACAGATTATAATTCACTCTGCGCTTTTTCTTCTCTTTTTATTGCATTACTTATTGTTAATATTTTTACATGCTCCAGGAGGAACTGTCAATTGTTTTGCGAAATCTTTGGCCATAGCTTCATTGGTATCCTTTACTGGCTACATGGTTTTTTCTATACATGCTATTTTCAAACCTGTTTCAGGAAAGCATAAAGCCTATAGGCTAATAGTCGTTATTGGGCTTGTGCTTTTGTTATTTTCTACAATAATAATGTTTATCGGATCTTTTTTTGCCGATTCAATCAAGCGGTTTGAGGCATCAAACCAAATCCTGAAATTTTTGATATGCTGTTGCATGTTTTCGGGAATTTGGATCATACACCGATTCCAAAAAATGGTTCGCAAAGACTTGCTTAGTAACTCGTTATTTAAAGAAATTGGACAAGAAGATGGTTATAGTTTTAAATCTAAACCGAAATATGAAAAATCGCTCTTATCTGAGAAACAACTTGAAATCTATTTGGAAAAGCTCAGGAGTTTGATGGAGGACGAGGCAGTTTACCTCGACAAGGAGCTATCTCTTGATAAGCTCGCTATGTTGATGCATGTTCCTCGACACCATATTACACAGCTGCTTAGCTTAAATCTTGAAATGAGCTTCTATCAATATGTGAATAGATACAGGCTTAAGCATGCTGCCAATCTTTTAATGGCGGACTCCGACATATTGATCGATTCAATTTCGGAACAAAGTGGATTCAACTCCAGGGTATCTTTTAATCGACATTTTAAATCTGTTTACGGAATGCCTCCGTCCGAATTTAGATCTGAAAAGTAA